Within the Rosa rugosa chromosome 2, drRosRugo1.1, whole genome shotgun sequence genome, the region TTTGTAAAAATCTACAGACTttatatgaatgacttctatagatttcacaatactttaaaaaaaaaaaaaccaagctaGTTTATTAGTCAGAGAATAAAATACAATGTCGTAGCTATGTTAACTAATGTCCATTAGCGTAGGAATCAGAGAAGCTCAAATAATGTCATGAAACaaacaataagaaaataaaggaaaagcCTCCAAATATAATCAACCAAACCAAAAGGTACCAAATAcagagaagggaaaaaaaacacATTGATGAAGTTTCATGCCAAATAAGCAGACGTCTCTGAAACAATGATATGATTTAttcttctccttcattttcACTTTCTTGATTGTCATTGTTTCTCCTTCATTGGTGTGTATATCAATATAAACATGCACCAATGTCTTATGTTCATAGTCTCCCTAATTGCTTTCTGACAcaacaaaagaataaaataaagaagagtTGCTGGTATCCTTCATCAGCTTGAATCTATTCATATTAAGAGCAATGATTTTGGCTACTAGGGATAAGGAATAATTCTGGTAAGAAGCATTACTTCAAAAACGTGTACaacgtttttttattttcttttctttaaacaTGCATTAAGCATACAAAAGGAACCAACTCAGACAATTGGGTGCAGAGACAAAAAtagcaaattttgatacattgttctatccagcttctctttgattaatttttctttgtttcataaTTCATTCAATTACATTTTGATCCACACTTGTTTGTTTTTTATAGCATGCCATACAATATGATTATCAACAGTACTCATAAATTGCACAAATCAGACTCTCTCATAACCCCAAAACTTGATCACGATCTGTTTCCATGGGAGGTAATTATAATTCCCTTAGCTATATAACCCTATCAATCTCATTTGTAACAACTGCATTCCAATTTAAGTCCCATCTCAATGCAGGGTAAAATCACACACACTATTTTAGGTATAGAAAAGGAGGTCTGGTATATAGGacggcacaaaaaaaaaaaaaaaacacccaccGTTTGGCTTATCTACCCTAACTTAAGAGCAACAAGGCCAAAGcagtagcaaaaaaaaaaaagaaccatgCCATATAGGACGGcaacaaatacaaaaaaaaaacagaaaacctagagagaaaaacaaataagaagaagaaacataTGCAGCAAACAATTAGGACGACAATAGGTAGCAATAACCACAATAGTGTAAGATACTATGATCGAACCGTAAAAGTATTAGGCATATACATATAGACGACAAATTTGGCTTTTACGGTTTTAGGAGTTGATGATAATATTTGGGTTATTAGGGTTCCAAGcatcataattgaaaaaaaaaaaatcacattcaacaacaacaatgaaCATGTTAGGTATTAGAGGTTGATATCACAAAAtattagagaaaagaaaaaagaaatcatgaaagagagatgatggaggACCAACCTTTTCACGCGCAGAGAGAAGAAGTTTGACAGACTTTTCCACGCTCAAAATCTTTGCTCTGCTGGCTGGAAAAATATTGGAATTTGGTATTTATACtgaacactacaaagtccatgattttccatgattttctaattccgtatgtatgaatgatattttgaatacccctAAACttctattcatttttaaaagtcctaattgaatacacccagacttttatggactgttaaaagtctctattgaatacacccagacttttaaattccatggatttctttaaaagtgccagtaattccatatacaatacacccccctaaaaaTAAGTCCAATTACTTGAGACTTTTGAGAGCTAACTTTGAAAAACTTGGAAGTAAAAATTTGAGTGGCCCAAATATGACAAGTTCAGTACTAAATTTAGGTGCGGTCACTAATGTTTTATCATTGTAGTAGTCTGACAAAATAATCTAGACATAACAACCAAAATCAATTAGTAATAGATGAAGAGGCTCAAATTTCTCTAAATACATTTACAAAGTCACAATTTTTTAAATTGTGATTCAGATTCATTTAACACTTTTGACATTTAGTTTACTCTACTCTCAAGTCTTCATAACTCATTTATTCGAGTAAAAAGACCTGCAATtggagaaaaactaaaatattaaTCTAAATATTGATATTGATCAATTCACATCCTAATTTCAtatttaaaatcaaaatatcaaattatTAGATTTGGCCAAATCTCCAATGCGCAAGTTTTGAAGTATTATGGATGATTTCGATACTAGCCGAAGATCTCTCTgtccaaaacaacaacaaaattaaGTGTAAAAAAACACGTGTCACCCTAGAGTCGGCCCGTCCCCACCAAATCTCCAATCTCAATTGCGTCTTTTTGCTGATTGAAAAAGGAAAGTCTTGGCGCGTAGCACGTGAAGCGCGTGGGAAGATTAGTAAAAGGGATTAAGTAAAGTATCCACCACCTACTAATCCTATTTAACATAGGAAATGCGCCCCCCCCCGGCTCTCTTCCTTGTTTGGTAACTTTACTCTTCGCCCATCTCTCGAGGGTTTGATGTCGGAAGATTACCCAAACGCCATTGTTCTGCAGCTCGAGGAGGCTCTGATGGTCCAAGATGAAATTGAAGTCGTCTCTTACATCAAGTTCTACGATCGATTCCTTGGTAAGTACCTCCCTATCTTCTTCTTAATTCCTCCTCGAtctctttgtttgtttattaggTTACCCTAAGATCATAACATAATTTATGGTTTGGTAGATCAGAATAACCACACTTTATAGCAAATTAAGCTAAGCTTGATTCTGAATCTGCGCCCAGGCGAAGAGTAAAACCAAATTTACCATCTTTATGTTCGCACATTATTAAATCTGCATCATTAAGAAGTTCTTCTCATCAAATAGGCCTCCGCATTATTTTGTGTAGACACAGATTTGCTGCAAAAAAGTTGGCCTATAGTGGAGTCGTGTTTGAGCAAGCATGGCGTTTTGTGCACACTGGATCTGGTATGTGTCATCAATCTTGTCTCTTCTGGAGTTTGTATATTAATACGGATTGGTTAATCGATCATTGTGAAATCTACTCTGGATTCATCACTAGTTTATTTCAAATTGGGTAAGATATGATGCACATATTAAATCGTTGGTTTTCTAATTATGCTCAGGTTGAGGGTACTATGAAGGTTTTTAAAACTAAAGGGGCTGAAGATGAAGACATAATTTTCAAGGCAATTGATATTTTGCAGCTTTTGTCGAGAAGTGTTCCAGCACGTTGGGTAAAAATGGCAGAGCCCTTTTCATGTTATAACTAATTAGCTATTGTATATATTCAATGATTCGATGTAAATTAGTACTAATAAGCTGGttatgtatttttcttttcactgTTATTATTTCTCCTTCTGAGAAAATATGTGAATAATATTGGTATCAGGAGTAATAGATCTTGAAAATGCTTAATTTTGTGTTGTTATTAAGTTATCATCTTAATTTCAACTATGTTGTATTGGCCTTCTGATTTCAGTGCACACGCTTTTGATTTCAGGCAATACGAACGCTGGATTGTAGTTGGCAACATGAGATCATCAAGATTGGGAATCAAGAAGGGGGGATTTGCAACATATTTGGGATCAGTAAGGTGGGTATTACATGTTTCCTTTCTCTTTAttgtttttttccttcccttttCTGCAGCAGGTGTCTCTTGATTTATTTACGTGAACTCTCGTCTTATATGTTTTTTAAGCACTATCTCTAGTTAGGTGGGACTAGTTGTAGCATTGCAATGTGGTcattaaaactttttttttttgatgcaaGGTTTAGAGTTGGTTAGGGTTTTCTGAAATAAGAAGTATTACTTATGATATGATGAATTTTGTTGACAATTCAGAGTTTGATTTTTGGCATTGTAACACAGGGAGTAGAACTTTTGTTTGATGTTAGAAATGGTTTAGAGTGGGTTAGTGAAACAAGATTTAGTATCAATGTAAAATAAGTAATATGAATGAGCAGCCTTTTAGTTTTAGCTTGCAATGCAGTAGATAAAGCTATGGTAATAACATGAGGAATGAGCGGATCTTGTAGTTCTAGCATTGTAATGAATAAAGCATTTGTTTAATGTTTGTAAGATTTACAGTTAGTCCGGATTTAGTGACCCAGGACTTGTGATCTTGAAGATAACATGAGGAATATGAGTCTGGCCGGATATTCTGCTACCTACATCATTATGATTTATGAGTTAGGCTTGATCCTCTTTGTAGTTCTAGAGATGAAGCTTAATTTTCTGCATTTTTATAATTTCTACATTGTCTGCAGGAGCAATTTCTTGCACGGAGGAATCTTATCGTTGGTGTCATGAAGGTACAAAATAGTTAAGAAGATGTTAAAATGGGTTAAGAAGATGAATCTCAACTTCTCAAGGCAAATAGCCTCGGTACTGTTGGGAAAAgtaatagaatggaaataacaactccaaccacaaaaggataaatatgcaaggaaataaaatgagtaaaagaaagtgaacaccggatataacgtggttcagcaaaatgcctacgtccacggggcagcaacaacaagaacttccactatgataatgt harbors:
- the LOC133729267 gene encoding uncharacterized protein LOC133729267 isoform X2, with translation MVQDEIEVVSYIKFYDRFLDTDLLQKSWPIVESCLSKHGVLCTLDLVEGTMKVFKTKGAEDEDIIFKAIDILQLLSRSVPARWAIRTLDCSWQHEIIKIGNQEGGICNIFGISKEQFLARRNLIVGVMKGLFELTGCGVFLKGNTIALIGPLQGIKTITKIVEDCIAHNVPPAPRVRRIKKKTQLMKDARIKMTSEVMKSLEAFHV
- the LOC133729267 gene encoding uncharacterized protein LOC133729267 isoform X3, giving the protein MVQDEIEVVSYIKFYDRFLDTDLLQKSWPIVESCLSKHGVLCTLDLAIRTLDCSWQHEIIKIGNQEGGICNIFGISKEQFLARRNLIVGVMKGLFELTGCGVFLKGNTIALIGPLQGIKTITKIVEDCIAHNVPPAPRVRRIKKKTQLMKDARIKMTSEVMKSLEAFHV